Genomic segment of Umezawaea sp. Da 62-37:
TACTGGGAGTCCGAGCACGACACCTCGTCCAACGAGGTGGCGCAGTGGCGGATGAACGACGTCATGATCCGGAAGATGGGCGTGGCGCCCGGCGACCGGGTCCTGGACGTCGGCTGCGGCGTCGGCGCGCCCGCGTTCCAGCTCGCCGAGCAGACCGGGGCGACGGTGGTCGGCGTGACGATCAGCCGGACGCACGTCGACGGGTTCCGGCGGCTGGCCGCGGAGCGGGGGATCGACCACCTGGCCTCGATCGAGCTGATCGACGCGCTGGCGATGCCGTACCCGGACGACTCCTTCGACGCGGCGTGGGTGGTCGAGTCCTTCATCAACATCGACCGGCCCGGCGGGCTGCGGTCGATCTCGCGGGTGCTCAAGCCGGGCGGCAGGCTGGTGTTCTCCGACGTCGTGCGGCCGCCCCACCCGGTCGCGGACACCGAGGAGGCCCGCACCGAGATGCTCGAGGCCATGGAGATGGCCGACCTGCCCACCCGCGAGCAGTACCTGCGATGGCTGGAGGAGGCGGGTTTCACCGACGTCGAGGTGGAGGACCTGACCGCGAACATGCAGCCGACCGGCAAGCGGATGGCGGCGGGCGCCAGGGAGCACTACGACGCGCTGGTCGCCGAGCTGGGCGCGGAGGCGGGCGTGATCATGGACCAGATGATGACCTCGATCGACTTCGACTACCTGGTGATCTCGGCTCGCCTCCCCGTGGCGGACCAGTAGTCCACGCGGTCCGGCTGCACCCCCGGCTCGACGGCACCCCGCCGCCGGGCGGTACTCGAACGCGTCGACGACCCCCGGCACGCCGCGGTCGTCGGGCAGACAAATCGCCACGGGCGGTCCGGCTCCGTGGCGCTCGTACCGGCGAGTCCGCGCCGCCCTGCTCGCGGGCGCCGCCGTCGGGCGCCGGTATCGCCGTGATCCCGAGGAGACAGCGCCAATGCCAGTCGACCGTGCCCGGAAGTCCGTTCCCGTCATCACCGTCCTCATCACGCTGCTCGTGCTCTACGTGGCCGGGCAGAGCGCGGTGGCGGCGGGTGACGCGGACCAGACGGCCCAACCGTACAAGTTCCGGGAGCTGCCCATCCCGCTGCCGGAGGGGTACGCCGACAAGCCGATGAAGAACCTCCGGCAGGTGAACCCCGGCTACGAGCACATCGCGGCCTGGATCTCCGGGATCGGCGCGTCCGTGGCGATCAACGACCTCACCGGCCACGGCCGGGCCGACTCGCTGTGCCTCGTGGACCCGCGGACCGACGACGTGATCGTCACCTACACGCCGACGGCCCCGCAGGAGGACCGCTTCGCCCCGTTCGTCCTGGACCCCGCGCCGCTGCCCTACGACCGGACGATGGCGCCGACCGGCTGCACGCCGGGCGACTTCAACGTCGACGGCCGGATGGACCTGCTGATCACCTACTGGGGGCGGACGCCGATCCTGTTCCTGGCCAAGGCGGACGCCACCACCGTGGGCAACGCCGCATACCAGCGGCAGGAGCTCGTCCCGAACGAGTCGCTGGACGGCCGGTACCACGGTCCCAAGTGGAACACCGACGCGATCCACGTCGGCGACTACGACGGCGACGCCCGTCCGGACGTGTTCATCGGCAACTACTTCCCCGACTCCGACGTGCTGGACCCCGACGGCCTCAAGAACGTCGAGATGAACCTGTCGATGTCCAGCGCCACCAACGGCGGCGGCGGGCACGTCCTGCGGTGGCTCTCGGCCACGTCCGGCCCGACGCCCAGCGCGTCCTACGTGCCCGAGCCCAAGGCGATCCCGTACGACGCCGCCACCGGCTGGACGCTGTCGGCGTCCGGCGCGGACCTGGACGGCGACGGGCTCACCGAGCTCTACATCGGCAACGACTTCGGCCACGACCACCTGCTGCACAACCGATCCGAGCCGGGCGAGATCAGGTTCGCCGTGACGAAGGGCTCCGGCTCCCCGCTCACCCCGAAGTCGTTCAAGATGGGCGACGACTCCTTCAAGGGCATGGGCGTCGACTTCGCCGACCCCGGTGGCAAGGGCCGCTTCGACCTCATGGTCAGCAACATCACCTCGGCCTGGGGCCTCCAGGAGAGCAACTTCTTCTGGGAGAACCAGACCAGCGGCAACGAGGACATGCGGGCGCGGCTCTCCGCGGGCGAGGCGCCGTTCAAGCAGCGCGCGGAGGACTACGGCCTAGCGTGGACCGGGTGGTGCTGGGACGTCAAGTTCGGCGACTTCCTCAACAACGGGGACCTGGCCGTCGTCCAGTCCGACGGGTTCATCAAGGGCGAGCGGAACCGGTGGAACTGGTTGCAGGAACTGGCCATGATCAACGACGTCCTGATGAGCAACCCCGCCATGTGGCCGAACATGAAGGAGGGGGACGACCTCGCGGGCGACGACGTGCTCGCCTTCTACGCCAAGGGCGCGGACGGCAGGTACGTCAACATCTCCGAGCAGCTCGGCTTCGACGAGGAGATCCCCTCGCGGGCCATCGCGACCGGTGACACGACCGGGACCGGGGCCCTGGACTTCGCCGTCGCCCGGCAGTGGGGACCGTCGTCCTTCTACGCCAACGAGGCGCCGGACCGCGGCGAGGCGTTGAGCCTGGCGCTGTACCAGCCCGCAGTCGGCGGCGGAGCCGCGGGCTCGGGGCTCTCCGGGATCGGCGCGCCCGCCTACGGCACGACCGTCACCATCAAGACCTCGGACGGCCGCACCCAGGCCTCGCACCTGGACGGCGGCGGCGGCCACAGCGGCTTCCGCAGCTTCGAGGTGCGGTTCGGCCTCGGCGAGGCGGCGGGCCCGGTCGAGGCCACCATCAACTGGCGCGACGCCGACGGCCGGTTGCACAACCAGACCGTCGGACTCGCGCCGGGCGCGCACTCGCTCGTGCTGTCGAACACCGTGCAGGAGGTTTCCCCCCGATGACGACCACAGTCCGGCAACCGGAAGCGACCGCTGGACCGTCACCGGTCCCGCCCCCCGCGCCGCAGAAGCCCGCGCCCGACGTCCGCTACCTGGCGCTGCGCAACTTCGCCATGTCCATCTCGGTGTTCAACATCTTCGGCTACACCCTGCTCGGGTTCGAGCAGCCGTGGCTCTGGCCGATCTTCGCCGTGCTGACCTCCTACACCGCCGAGCTGGCGTTCGAGACGGTCGCCGCGTGGGCCCACCGCAGGGAGCCGCGGTACCGGGGTCGGGGCGGTCGGGGGCTGTACGAGTTCCTGCTGCCGTCGCACATCACCGCGCTAGCGGTGAACATGCTGCTGTACGCCAACAACCAGTTCTGGCCGATCGCCTTCGGCGTGGCCGTCGGCGTGGGGGCCAAGTACGTGCTCCAGGCGCCGATCGCGGGCCGCACGCGGCACTACATGAACCCGTCGAACTTCGGCATCGCCGTCACGCTCGTGGTGTTCAGCTCGTGGGTCAGCCTCGCGCCGCCCTACGAGTTCACCGAGAACGCCAACACCTTCTGGCGGGTGATGATCCCGATCATCATCATCACCGCGGGCACGACCATCAACGGCCTGCTGACCAAGCGGGTCCTGCTGATCGTCGGCTGGCTCGGCGGCTTCGCCATCCAGGCGTTCGTGCGCCACTGGATCTTCGACGTCTCGCTGTACGGCGCGCTGGGCGTGATGACCGGTGTCGCGTTCGTGCTGTTCACCAACTACATGATCACCGACCCCGGCACCACGCCGATGCGCGGGCGCAACCAGTTCATGTTCGGCGCCTCGGTGGCGACCGTGTACGGGGTGCTGATGGTCTTCGACATCGTCTACGCCATCTTCTTCGCGACCGCGATCGTCTGCCTGATCCGCGGTCTCGGCTGGCAGGTGGTGACCGCGCGGCGCGTGCGCGGGGAACGGCGGGCCGCGGACATCAGGGAGAACATCCTGAGCGCCGGGCGCCGCGACCCGGAACCGGTCGGCCGTCGTGACGGCGCGGGCGAGGAGCGGTCATGACCGCGTACTACGAGCTGCGGTACCTGGTGGGCTTCGAGGAGACCACCGTCATCGGCAACGTCTACTTCGTCAACTACCTGCGCTGGCAGGGGAAGTGCCGGGAGATGTTCCTCCGGGAGAACGCGCCGGACGTGCTGGCGGACTTCGGGACGGGCGTGACGCTGTTCACCGTCAAGGTGGAGTGCGAGTTCCTGGCCGAGCTGGCGCTGTTCGACGAGCTGTCCATCCGGATGCGGCTGGTGGACCTCACGCAGACGCAGATCGAGTTCGGCTTCGACTACGTCCGGCTGGGCGCGGACGGCGGTGAGGAGCTGGTGGCGCGGGGCAGGCAGCGGGTGGCCTGCCTCGGCGGGCAGGGCGCCGAGGCCCGGCCGATCAAGGTGCCGTCGTCGCTGCGCGCCGCGCTGGCGCGCTACGCCGGTCCGGCGCCGGGTTCGCGAGCGCGGGAGGTCGCCGCGGTGAGGAACGGTTGACGCATGCATGAGGCCGATCGGCGGACGCCGGTGGAGTCCGGTGCCGCACGGGACCCGCGGAAGCTCCGCGGTGTGCTGGGCAAGTTCGCCACCGGCGTCGCGATCGTGACGGCGGGCCCGGACGTGCCGCGCGGGATGACGGTGAACGCGTTCACCTCCGTGTCGCTCCAACCACCGCTGGTACTGGTGTGCGTGCAGCGCTCCAGCTCCATGCACCAGGCCATCCTGGCGAACGGCGCCTTCGCGGTGTCGTTGCTCTCGGCCGAGCAGGAGTGGATCGCCCGGCACTTCGCCAACCGCGCGAGACCGCGCGGCGAGAGCGAGTTCGCCGCCGTCGACTGGGTGACCGGCAGGCACACCGGGGTCCGGCTCATCGCCGACGCCCTGGCGTGGATGGAGTGCGGGCTCGCCGCCGTCTACGACGGTGGCGACCACTCCATCTTCCTCGGCTCCGTGCTGTCGATCGACCTCGGCGCGGTGTCGGACCCGCTGCTGTTCTTCAGCGGCGACTTCAGCGGCCCCCAGAGCGCCGCGCGTCGCCCGTGAAAGCCGCCGATGGCTCTCCCCTGCGAGGCTCGGGAGGGCCATCGGTCGTCCGGCTCGCGCACCGGTGTCACCGCGTCTGGCGCACCCTGGTGGCCTCGGACGGGCGGCAGTTGTCGAGCTCGGGGATCACCAGCAGGATGGGCGTGTCCAGCGGCCGGGTCGGGTGCAGCGTCAGGTCCACCTCGGTCGTCGCGCCCGGCCGCACCGCGACCGCCGTGCTCGACCCGAAGAACACCGGCCTGCGGTCCCACGGCTGGATGTCGAAGTTGTCCACCTCCACCGCCGCCGCGCACACGTGCCAGTCGCCGGGCGGGACCGCGTTCAGCAGGTAGTGACCCCCGTACTCGACGACGTCGTGGGACACCGGGATGCCCTGGAGGATCGGGCTGCTGAACACCGCGGCGTAGATCCGGACGCGCCGGTCGGTGCTGGGGATGTGCAGCCTGCCGAGCACCGTGCCGCACTGCGCCGGGTCGACCGGCCCGCGGCTCGGGGGCAGCATGCCGATGCCGGTCCTGGCGAGGTGCCGGTACTGGCCGGGGGCCACGCCCACGCTCTTGGTGAAGCGCGTGGTGAACGTGCCGAGGCTGTTGTAGCCGACGCGGTAGGAGATGTCGGTGATGCTCAACGATGTTCGCAGCAGCAGGTGTTTAGCGCGGTAGAACCGGACGGCGGCGAGAAAACGTCCCGGTGACGTTCCGGTCGCCATGCGGAAAACCCTGGTGAAGTGGAACTTGCTCAACAACGCCGCACCGGCGAGATCGGTCAGCGTCAATGGTTCGTCGTACCGCTGCCACATCATGTTGATCGCTTCTTCGACGTGCTTGTGCATGGTGATTTCCCTTCCACGTGTGACCAGGGAAGTTCGATTGGCGCAAAGGCCTGGCGCCTCGGTTTCGAAGCCGGGCGCTGTTCCGCCGCGGATGGGCGTGCAACAGTTCTTTCGTGGCCCCGGAATCGCGCTCTGATATCAGAATAGTGATGTCGGTGACCTGGCATATCTATCTGATTGCTCTCACCGGGCAAGCAGGGAGATGTAGGCCGGGGATCGACCGTGTATCAAGGGTGCGACGCGGGGGTCGACCTCTCGGGGGCCTTTCGCGGACGCCATTGCGCCACCCGGCCGAGTCGGCCGGGTGGTCGCGTGGGCGTGGGGATCAGCGGTAGGAAGCCGAGATCGTCGCCAGGCGGCTGGAGGCCGCGGCGAAGGCGGACCAGGCCACGACCTCGACGAGTCGCCGGTCGTCCGCGCCGCCGCGCTTGAACCCGTCGACGTCGTCCTGGCCGAGTTGGTGGGACGCGAAGGCGGTGAGCAGGGCGACGCGGCCCGCCGGGCGGTCGGCGGGCGGGAGACCCGCCAGCGCCTCGTCGACCCAGCCGCGGCTCAGGCCGAGCGGCTTGCCGTCCCAGCGCGCCAGCTTGGCGGTCACCAGCCGTCGCACGGGTTCCGGCACCGACCGCTCGCCCGCGGCGCCCATGGTGGCGGCCGCGCGGGCGAACGCGTCGGCGACGTGCGGCGCGCCCGCGGCCCACGCCGCGTCCGGTGCCGGTCCGCGGGCGGCCAGCAGGTCAAGGGACGCGCCCGCGGCGTGCCGCCTGCTCGCCGGGCCGCGCATGAGCACGCTGAGGAACCGCATCATGGTCCCGCGCATCCTGCCCGGAACGTGCGAGGGCAGCGGCGACTCGTCCAGGAACACGTTGACCACGCGGTTGTAGTACTCGAACGCCACGGCCACGCCGACGAGTTCGGCCGCCTGGTCGGGCGGCAGCGCCGTCGTCCGCGGCCGCACACCCGTGCGCACCCACGTGGCGATGGCCAGCAGTTCCGGGTCGGCTATGTCG
This window contains:
- a CDS encoding acyl-CoA thioesterase, with translation MTAYYELRYLVGFEETTVIGNVYFVNYLRWQGKCREMFLRENAPDVLADFGTGVTLFTVKVECEFLAELALFDELSIRMRLVDLTQTQIEFGFDYVRLGADGGEELVARGRQRVACLGGQGAEARPIKVPSSLRAALARYAGPAPGSRAREVAAVRNG
- a CDS encoding methyltransferase domain-containing protein, whose product is MTTDQAPAGADPAESDVAKFNDVVGRILSTVWGDNYHAGYWESEHDTSSNEVAQWRMNDVMIRKMGVAPGDRVLDVGCGVGAPAFQLAEQTGATVVGVTISRTHVDGFRRLAAERGIDHLASIELIDALAMPYPDDSFDAAWVVESFINIDRPGGLRSISRVLKPGGRLVFSDVVRPPHPVADTEEARTEMLEAMEMADLPTREQYLRWLEEAGFTDVEVEDLTANMQPTGKRMAAGAREHYDALVAELGAEAGVIMDQMMTSIDFDYLVISARLPVADQ
- a CDS encoding carboxymuconolactone decarboxylase family protein, whose amino-acid sequence is MSPVVLGKALRRSLQQVRYVVPVGFGAADGLTRAVYRQVEREFGMLAPPVALHSPAPEVMAAGWMILRETMIASWRASRAAKEVVASMVSVNNSCPYCVAVHGATLHGLLRDPTAQAISEGRVDDIADPELLAIATWVRTGVRPRTTALPPDQAAELVGVAVAFEYYNRVVNVFLDESPLPSHVPGRMRGTMMRFLSVLMRGPASRRHAAGASLDLLAARGPAPDAAWAAGAPHVADAFARAAATMGAAGERSVPEPVRRLVTAKLARWDGKPLGLSRGWVDEALAGLPPADRPAGRVALLTAFASHQLGQDDVDGFKRGGADDRRLVEVVAWSAFAAASSRLATISASYR
- a CDS encoding enediyne biosynthesis protein, with protein sequence MTTTVRQPEATAGPSPVPPPAPQKPAPDVRYLALRNFAMSISVFNIFGYTLLGFEQPWLWPIFAVLTSYTAELAFETVAAWAHRREPRYRGRGGRGLYEFLLPSHITALAVNMLLYANNQFWPIAFGVAVGVGAKYVLQAPIAGRTRHYMNPSNFGIAVTLVVFSSWVSLAPPYEFTENANTFWRVMIPIIIITAGTTINGLLTKRVLLIVGWLGGFAIQAFVRHWIFDVSLYGALGVMTGVAFVLFTNYMITDPGTTPMRGRNQFMFGASVATVYGVLMVFDIVYAIFFATAIVCLIRGLGWQVVTARRVRGERRAADIRENILSAGRRDPEPVGRRDGAGEERS
- a CDS encoding flavin reductase family protein; translation: MHEADRRTPVESGAARDPRKLRGVLGKFATGVAIVTAGPDVPRGMTVNAFTSVSLQPPLVLVCVQRSSSMHQAILANGAFAVSLLSAEQEWIARHFANRARPRGESEFAAVDWVTGRHTGVRLIADALAWMECGLAAVYDGGDHSIFLGSVLSIDLGAVSDPLLFFSGDFSGPQSAARRP
- a CDS encoding helix-turn-helix transcriptional regulator; translation: MHKHVEEAINMMWQRYDEPLTLTDLAGAALLSKFHFTRVFRMATGTSPGRFLAAVRFYRAKHLLLRTSLSITDISYRVGYNSLGTFTTRFTKSVGVAPGQYRHLARTGIGMLPPSRGPVDPAQCGTVLGRLHIPSTDRRVRIYAAVFSSPILQGIPVSHDVVEYGGHYLLNAVPPGDWHVCAAAVEVDNFDIQPWDRRPVFFGSSTAVAVRPGATTEVDLTLHPTRPLDTPILLVIPELDNCRPSEATRVRQTR
- a CDS encoding ASPIC/UnbV domain-containing protein → MPVDRARKSVPVITVLITLLVLYVAGQSAVAAGDADQTAQPYKFRELPIPLPEGYADKPMKNLRQVNPGYEHIAAWISGIGASVAINDLTGHGRADSLCLVDPRTDDVIVTYTPTAPQEDRFAPFVLDPAPLPYDRTMAPTGCTPGDFNVDGRMDLLITYWGRTPILFLAKADATTVGNAAYQRQELVPNESLDGRYHGPKWNTDAIHVGDYDGDARPDVFIGNYFPDSDVLDPDGLKNVEMNLSMSSATNGGGGHVLRWLSATSGPTPSASYVPEPKAIPYDAATGWTLSASGADLDGDGLTELYIGNDFGHDHLLHNRSEPGEIRFAVTKGSGSPLTPKSFKMGDDSFKGMGVDFADPGGKGRFDLMVSNITSAWGLQESNFFWENQTSGNEDMRARLSAGEAPFKQRAEDYGLAWTGWCWDVKFGDFLNNGDLAVVQSDGFIKGERNRWNWLQELAMINDVLMSNPAMWPNMKEGDDLAGDDVLAFYAKGADGRYVNISEQLGFDEEIPSRAIATGDTTGTGALDFAVARQWGPSSFYANEAPDRGEALSLALYQPAVGGGAAGSGLSGIGAPAYGTTVTIKTSDGRTQASHLDGGGGHSGFRSFEVRFGLGEAAGPVEATINWRDADGRLHNQTVGLAPGAHSLVLSNTVQEVSPR